A window from Nitrosopumilus adriaticus encodes these proteins:
- a CDS encoding DMT family transporter, whose translation MSWDKKNQVYQQMRKFDIKKISLFSKLQNKTVGVGFLFAIMAAAFSALPNVIPKSLMEEQVAEASIVPNPMMLVFVIYIVNSLLFSPFRKSDRKSANIKKGRTTLILLILLGIAESAGTLSYTLGLQETSATNASILVNSETIFAILLGIMIFKEKLSKQEMLPFILIVIGSIIIPVGVDMNHNNWKLSNFMIGDLFIIMSGFFYCLDTFIAKKLSDSIKTRHIVHIMSCTGAIMALTLMLLFQIPFDINLEQLSIISIVGYLGIGVTMMFFVIALRIIGAVRTVLIYATTTVFSIIYSFFILSENITILNIASAGCVLVGLFVLRNRISAD comes from the coding sequence ATGAGTTGGGATAAAAAAAATCAAGTATACCAACAAATGAGAAAATTCGATATTAAAAAAATTAGTCTATTTTCAAAACTGCAAAACAAGACAGTAGGTGTAGGGTTTTTGTTTGCAATAATGGCAGCTGCATTTTCAGCACTACCAAATGTAATTCCCAAATCATTGATGGAAGAACAGGTTGCAGAAGCATCAATTGTTCCAAATCCAATGATGCTAGTGTTTGTGATATACATAGTCAATAGTTTATTATTTTCACCATTTAGAAAATCAGACAGAAAATCAGCTAACATAAAAAAAGGAAGAACCACACTCATCCTACTAATTTTACTAGGAATTGCAGAATCTGCCGGAACACTAAGCTATACACTAGGATTACAAGAAACGAGTGCAACAAACGCATCCATCTTAGTGAATTCCGAAACAATCTTTGCAATTCTTTTAGGAATAATGATTTTCAAAGAAAAATTAAGCAAGCAAGAAATGTTGCCTTTTATTTTGATCGTCATCGGTTCAATTATCATTCCAGTTGGAGTAGATATGAATCACAACAATTGGAAATTATCAAATTTCATGATTGGGGATTTGTTTATTATAATGTCAGGATTTTTTTATTGTTTAGACACATTTATCGCAAAAAAGCTTAGCGACTCAATCAAGACCAGACATATTGTACACATAATGTCATGTACAGGTGCTATAATGGCGTTAACATTAATGCTATTGTTTCAAATTCCTTTTGATATTAATCTAGAACAATTATCCATAATCTCAATTGTAGGATATTTGGGAATTGGTGTCACCATGATGTTTTTTGTTATTGCCTTACGAATAATCGGGGCTGTCCGCACAGTATTAATTTATGCCACAACCACAGTATTCAGCATAATCTATTCATTTTTCATCTTATCAGAAAACATAACTATACTAAATATTGCATCAGCTGGATGCGTTCTAGTAGGATTATTTGTGTTAAGGAACAGAATCAGTGCAGATTAA
- a CDS encoding HEAT repeat domain-containing protein, with translation MNIPAEFDKSIRTLPMEERIEKLDAIFKTSKDESERWDAVWLAGEIPVEVDLKGPIFEIMSDLFAWVLKNDPNDVVRHEVCYQIAARNMRRIIPDLAHAANYDVSPLVRHEATECLMIIRAIDQIEAVERSLHDENESVRNTAKLVLKRMKRYKSDFNAKSEWVSI, from the coding sequence ATGAACATTCCTGCTGAGTTTGATAAGTCTATACGTACTCTTCCGATGGAAGAGCGAATTGAAAAATTAGATGCAATTTTCAAAACTTCTAAGGATGAATCTGAGCGTTGGGATGCAGTTTGGCTTGCTGGTGAAATTCCTGTTGAGGTTGATTTGAAAGGCCCAATTTTTGAGATAATGTCTGATTTATTTGCGTGGGTTTTAAAAAATGATCCTAATGATGTAGTAAGACATGAAGTGTGTTATCAAATTGCTGCAAGAAATATGAGAAGGATAATTCCTGATTTGGCACATGCTGCAAATTATGATGTAAGCCCTCTGGTAAGACATGAGGCAACAGAATGCTTGATGATTATTAGAGCAATTGATCAAATTGAAGCTGTTGAAAGATCCTTGCATGATGAAAATGAAAGTGTTAGAAATACAGCTAAATTAGTTCTAAAACGAATGAAGAGATACAAATCTGATTTTAATGCAAAATCTGAATGGGTTTCAATTTAA